Genomic DNA from Pistricoccus aurantiacus:
TCCGTCTTGTCGTTGTGACGATTCTGACGGCTTTCCTTGAACCAGGGATGCTCATTCGAGCTGTGGTTCACGACCTGGTCGATGATGATCTTGAGTCCTAACTCGTGAGCCCGGCTCAACAGCGCCTTGAAATCCTCGAGGGTGCCGAACATCGGATCGACGTCGCGATAGTCGCTGACGTCGTAGCCGAAATCCAGCATCGGCGAGGTGAAGAAGGGCGACAGCCAGATACCGTCCACCCCGAGGCTTGCTACATAATCGAGACGATGGATGATGCCTCGCAGATCACCGATTCCATCGTCGTTCGCATCCATGAAGCTACGCGGATAGATCTGATAAATGACGCCGCCGCGCCACCAGGTCAGACTGTCTTGCATCGATGATTCCTTGGGTTGATGGAGCACGACCCTGTGCGAAAACGCAGCGTCCATTGCGAGTGCTCACGCATCGTTCAACCTTTCACGGCGCCCCTCATCAAGAGAGGAAATACGCGAGTCAGCGTCATCCAGGGAGTGGACCAGTGCATGATCGCCGACTCTTCCAGTTTCAATAACGCGATGACCAAATCGGAAACTTAATCGTTTAAGGCATTATTAACGTAGTACCAGCGATTGGCAGCAGCAATATAGACTTTGGATGTAAATTCACCACGGAGCCGTGCGAAAAAACGGGCTACCAGCCCCAGAACATCAGCCACCAGGCCAGCAGCACCACGCCGATGGCCAGGACCACGCCACCCAAGGCGAGCAGCCGTCGTAGCCCCATCGCATATTGACCGAGAATCTTCCAGCCCAGGCTCAGACACCAGGCGCTGGTGGCAATCAGCAGCGCCGCCCGAGCGTCGTTGACCCATAGCATGCGCAGGCCGTCGCCGCGCAGCAGCGTCACCGTGATGGTGGAAAGCCCGAGAAACACCCCCAGGCCGCCCAGGGGAAGCAGTGCGTAGGAGAGGTGCCACAGTCGCGCCCAAGACCAGGCGCCGAGAATCCGGTTGGCCAGGGCCAGAGCCAGGCTCAAGAGCGTGGCCATCACCAGGCCGGTGGCGAAGATATAGCCGATCAGTAGAGCGCCGTCGAGCAGGTTGAAGACGTCGTTCTGGGCCGGATAGTTGGTAAGAATCCACCAGGGGGCGGTGGTTTCCAGCGGCCATAGCCAGCCGTGATTGACCAGCCAGACGGCGCTCAATTGCTTGAGCTGGACGAACCAGGGGCTCGCGGTCCAGTGAAAGGCGCCGATGGCGATGCCCAGCAGCCCGAAGATCAGCAGGGCGAATTCCCAGGCGCTGGCGGGACGATCCCGACTCGGCGTGATCAGCTCGCTGCCCGGCTTGCGTGCCTGAAGCTGAATGGCGTCCTTGTAGCCGCTGCAGCGGGAGCACATGTGGCAGTCGCTGGTGCTGTCGAGCTGCTTGAGAGGAATCAGCGGCGCGCAGTCCGGCGCGGCGTGACGTACCGCCTCGCCCTGGCGGGCGCGACGATTGAAGTCTTCCCAGGCGGCCTTGTCCGTGTGGTAGTGCAACGGTGCGAGCTTGGCGAGCAGGGCGAAGACGCCGTTGACCGGGCACAGATGCCGGCACCAGACTCGTTTGCCCTTGCCGTAGACGAGCCCCACCGCCACTGCCGCCACGGTGGAGCCACCGAGTACCACCAGCGCCCCGGTGGGATACTGATAGACGCTGGCCATCTGACCGTACAGGGTGGTGCCGAGAAACGCCACGAAAGGCCAGCCCTTCCAGCGCATCCAGCGAGGAATGGGACGCCCCAGACCGACCCGGCTGGCGGCTTCGGAAAGCGATCCTTCCGGGCAGAACACGCCGCACCACAGCCGCCCGAACAGCACCATGCTGACCAGCACGAAAGGCCACCAAATCCCCCAGAACACGAAGGCGGCGAATACCGTCAGGTTGGAAAGAATGTGCGCCTGGTGGCCCGGCAGGGGCAGCCAGGCCGGTACCAGCAGCAGGACAGCGTAAAATCCCACCACTGTCCACTGGATGATCTGAATCGCCTTGCGATGGTGCTGCAGTCCGTGGCCCAGAGCCGCGAGCCTTGGATAGCGTGGGGCATGCTTCAATGTGGCGGTCTGGCAGGCGCCCATCAGGTCGGCTCCACGCTCACTCGGTGAGAGGTATGCCGGGAGGGGGCACGATGATTCTGCCAGCTCAGCAGCCCCAGTACGACGATCCAGTAGACCGCGTAGCCGACGACCACGGCGAACGGCGGCCAGGCGCGGTAGCCGGCGAAGGAGGCCAGAATGCCGCCGAGTCCGCTGCCGTCATCCAGCCAGGCGCTGGTATCCCACAGCGGGTCCGGGCCAGCGGGCAATACGCCGAGTCCGATCAGCCGTTCGAGGCCGGAGACGAAAAGCGAGGCGGCAAGCAACAGCAGCAGAATTTCCGTGATGCGAAAGAATAGCTTCCAGGAAAAGACTCGGGTGCCAAGCTGAAGTACCCAGAAGGTGATCAGAGCCAGTCCGAAGCCAATAGCGGCCGACAGCACGAAACCCGTGATGCCGCCGGCCTGCAGCTGCGCCATGCCCATACCATAGAGAAAGACGATGGTTTCGGAGCCTTCCCGGGCCACGGCGATGGCCACCAGCAGGGCGATGCCCCAGTAGCGAGAATCCGCTACCGATTCCGCCAGGCCCTGTTGCATGTCCGCTTTCAAGGTGCGCCCGTGAGCGCGCATCCACACCACCATCTGCAGGATCAGCGCACAGGCGATCAGCACCATGGCGGCCTGGAAGACCTCCTGGGCCTGACCCTGCAGGAAGCTGCCGGCGCTCATCAGTCCCACGCCCATCAGCCCGGCGAGCACCAGTCCGCCCAGCACGCCGAGCCACAGATAGCGCAGTCCGACCCGTGCCTCGGATTGTTTCAACCAGGCGTAGGCAATGCCCACAACCAGGATTGCCTCGACGCTCTCGCGCCAGACGATGAAGAGAACCTGTTCGTTCATGTGCGGCTCCTGGATCACTCGGCGATAACGAGGCCTTGGGCGCCCGGTAGATGAAACTCGTCGAAGAAGTCGTATTCCCCGGGCTTCAGCGGGTGGATGACCACGAAGGATTCGACCCCCGGACCCATCACCTTTTCCTGACGCAGGGAACGGCTTTCGAATTCCACCGGGGTGTTGCCGGTATTGTGCAGATTGATCTTGAAACGCTCCCCGGCCTTGACATGGAGTTCACGGGGTTTCAGTTCGCCGTTGTGCAGCTCCAGGTCGTAGGCCGGCAGACTGCCGGCCCAAGCCTGGGTCACCGCGGCGAACATCATCAGAAGCAATCCATACAGCGCTATCTTGCCGATCGGTACTGTCTTCATATCTGTACTGTCTTCATAAAGGGCTGAGAAGGATCAATAACCGCCTTTCTTGCCGGTCCCGGCGTAGACGAAGTCGTAGTCCACCTCGAAGGTGTCGTACCATTCCGGCACGCCGGTTTCCTTGTCGATATGACGCTGCAGCTGCGGCGCTTTGACGGTATAGGTCAAGTGGTACTTGCCCGGACCGTCGAGCTTGACGTTGGCGCCGTAGTGAGTGCCATCGTTGGCCATCATCGGCATAAAGCTCCCGGTTATAGGTTCCTCGCTGCCTTCTTTCGTCAGGCGGTAATCGATATCGAGATAAGGAATCCAGGCGCCGGGCGCAAAGCCGTTGGGGTTGTCCTCCAAGGCGTGAATGTCAGCTTCCAGATGGATATCCGCCTGATCCGCGGGCAGCTCGCCGGAGGGTTCCATGGTCACCGGCTGTAGATAAACCGCGGCGATCTCCATGCCGTTTTCCAGCTTCGGCTCGCCGATAGGATACTCGAGGGCCAAGGCCTGGCCGGCGATGGCGACAAGAGGAAAGGCGGCTAATGCCAGACGTTTCATGGAAGCTCCTTGCAGATGTGAACGGAGAGCAAGTATGAACCTGAATAAGAGTCAGTCTCAATACCGTTATTATTTCTGCGACCATCCGTCGCAGGCTGATTAAAGCTATCGTCGCCAATGATCGAAAACCAATCCCTGAGCGCGGGGCTTGCGGCACTGAAGGCCCAGCTGAATGCAAGGCGTCATCGCGCCCTGCTATGGCTAAGCGGCTCGGAGGCTCTGTGCCGTAGTCGCGGGTTGGCGCTATGGGAAGCGACGACCTGGGCCGCGCCGCTGTGGATAGGCGTTCAAGCGCCGTCTTCGATCGCGGCCTTGCCCGCCGCCAAGGCGCGCACCCGACTGGGGCAGGAGCACGCGCTGATCGTTTTCGATGCGGTCTCCCAAGGCGCCGGCTTCGACCCGGATGCCTTCGGCGCGCTGTCCGGTACCGTCAAGGCCGGCGGCCTGCTGGTACTGCTGACCCCGGAACGCTGGCGGTACGGGACTTGCACGCCGGATGCGGATTATGCCCGCCTGGCCCACTGGCCCTGGCAGCCGGAGCAATTGAGCGCGCATTATCTCCTGCGTCTGGGTCGGCGGCTGCAAGATATGGCCGGGGTTTGCCACTGGCCGGCGGAGCAGGCGTTGCCCGGCGTTCCTGTTTTTCGGGAACCCACCGAGGGGACAGACGCAAGCCCGCCGCAGGGGTCGAACTGCCTGAGCCAGGATCAGGCCCGAGCGGTGGAGCGGCTGGTCAAGCTGCGTCGGCGCCGTCCCTTGGTGCTGAGCGCGGATCGCGGTCGCGGCAAGACCGCCGCCCTGGGAATTGCCGCGGCTCAAAGACTCGATAAGGAGCGGGAACTATGGGTCACCGCACCCCGAGCCGCCGCGGTGGCACCGCTGTTCGAGCGCCTGGCGGCGTTACTGCCGGACGGCGAACGAACCGATAATCGTTTCACGCAGGATAATCGGCGGGTGCGCTTCCTCGCTCCGGACGCGGTACTGGAGGCTCTCGATGAGGCACCTGACAATGGGGCGCCACCGACCCTGTTCGTCGACGAGGCGGCGGCGATTCCCGCCGCGCTGCTGGGGCGCTGGCTGGACGCTTTCCCGCGTATCGCCTTCGCTACCACGGTACACGGCTACGAAGGCACAGGTCGCGGCTTCCAGCTGCGTTTTCGCGAGCGGCTCGACCGCCGGACCCCGGACTGGCGCGCCCTGCATCTCGACCAGCCGATTCGCTGGGGCTCCGGCGATCCTCTGGAAGCCGCCACTCGCGATCTCCTGCTGCTGGACGCGGAACCCGCGGATGGACAAGCCGTCAGCGAGGCGCTGAACCAGCACGAGCTGCGCCTGATCTGGCTGGATCCTGCCGTTCTGGCAACCCGGGAACCGGCGCTTGGTGAGCTGTTCGGCCTGCTGGTGCAGGCTCACTATCGCACCACGCCGGCGGATCTGCGCCAGCTTCTCGACGGGCCGGATATCCGCCTGCTGGCCGCCTATTTCGGAGACACGCTGGTCGGCGTCTGCCAGCTGCAGCGAGAGGGCGGTTTCCCCGAGGAACTTGCCAGCGCCATCTGGCTCGGCAAGCGCCGACCCCGTGGCCACCTGCTGGCCCAGTCCCTGGCCGCCCACGGCGGCTGGCAACACGCCGCGAAGACAAGCTGGTGGCGGATAGTGCGTATTGCGGTACATCCGGCAGCCAGGCGGCGCGGTATCGGCCAACGCTTGATGCAGGAAGCGGGAACGCAGGCGCTTGATCAAGGTATCGAGCGCCTGGGGGTGAGTTTCGGCGCGGATAAGGGGCTGCTCGCCTTCTGGCGGCGGTTAGGGTTCGTCAGTCTTCGAATCGGTCTGACCCGGGAAGCCGCCAGCGGCGAACACTCGATCATGATGGGCAAGCCGTTGACCCCAGCCAGTCAGGCAATAGTCGAGAGCATGGCAGGCGACTTTCAGCAGTTGCTGCCGAGCCTGCTGGGTCATGAGCTGGCGCGCTTGGAGCCGGATATCGCCGCGGCGCTGTTGCAAGAAGGCCCGGCGCCGGTCATCGATAGCCAGGACATGGCAAAGATCGAATGGTTTGCCATGGGCGGCGGGGAACTGGCCCTGGTGCGCCCTTGGCTGGCTCGGGCCTGGCTTTCCTGGCTTAGACGTGGGCCATGGAAGGCCGACGTCACTCCGGCGCTTTTCGCCTTGGCAAAACCCTTGTTTCAGGCAACCCTGAGTGCAGGAAACTCCAAAAAGGAAAATCTGGCATGCTGGCGACGGCTGGCGAAAAAATTGCATGAAGAGCTGGCGAAACAAACGCCATGATGCGTGGTTGCCAAGCCGACTGATTTCACGAAAAATCAATACTCCCCGCCGCTCATCACCCAGACGATGCGTGTTTCGGTCTCGCCCGGGTTGCGAATCCAGTGCGGCTCGTCGCCGGTCAGGGAGAAGCTGTCGCCGGCCTCGAGCAGAAAGGTCTGGTCTCCAATGGTGAGTTCCAGCGTACCGGCTTCGATGTAACCGGCTTCCTCGCCTTTACGTTGCCTGGGGGTTTCGCCACCGCTGCCACCGGGCTCCAGGCGGGTCATGATAAGCAACAGCTGACCGCTGAGCCTCGGCGACAGCAGTTCCTCCTGTGCGCCGATACCGGAAAACGCCATGGTACGACGATGATTGGCGCGTACGATGTATTGGCTTTCCTCATTCGTGGCCGTCTCATCGGGATGAAAGAACCAGCTGGTCCGTACGCCCAAGACCTTGCTGATCGATTGCAGAACACCGATGGGTAACGACGAGACCCCGCGTTCCACCTGGCTGAGATAGCCCACGGACTTGTTGATCTTCTTGGCTAACGTTGCCAACGTAATTCGCTGCGCCTTTCGCAAGTCGCGGATCTGACGACCGATGTGTAGATCGTCGAGCGTAAGGTCTTGATCGTTTTCGATTTTTTCATCCAACATGGTGCGGGCCTGGTTTTCAAGCTGTTGCTTGGAAGCTTAACAAGGAACACCCGCCATGAAAAACTTATTTGTTTTTTCATTCTTGCGGCATTCTGACATTGCGTGGCAAGCCTGAAAAATCTCAGACGCGGGTCATTCTCATCCCTCTGTGACGGCGATCAAATAAAACAGGATGGCCTATTTGATCGCCGGATTGATAGTCGCGCTAGGCGGGGTCAAAGGGCGGACGCTGCTTGCGGAATGCCTGTTTGCCCACGATCTTGCCATCGCGGAACGTGAATAGATCCACACCGTCCGCATGAACACGCTTGCCGTCGGGTCGGGTCGCAACGAAGGTCGATTCCGAGACGATACGATCCTCCGCGACGTAATGCTTGCCGTTCAGCCATTGGACATCGGGCATCGTGCCCCAGGTGTTCTCGAACTGCTCGCTGACAGCTTGTTTTCCCTCGATGCGAGTACCGTACGTCTCGGGGCCGGAGACGGTCTCGAACACGATGTCATCGTGGAAGTAAGCCATCACCGCGTCGATATCATGGCGGTTGAACGCATCGAACAGCGCCTGCATGTCGTCATGGGTCATTCCATTCATTGCTTTTTTCCTCACATTAATGTTTAACATTTGTCACCTTCCACGTATGGGAAACCCTCAGCGCACGCTATCCAACAGCTGGAAATACTTGTACAGCGCCCGCTGCCCCAGCCGGCGAATCGGTCTCAACGGATGGCTGGGCAACGGCGAGCTGAAGATGGGAAGATCGGACTCGGCAATGGTCCCACCGGCGATCAAGGCCGCCAGCTTTTTCGAGGCATAGGCCGAGAACGACACGCCATTTCCGCTGTAACCTTGGGCATAGAACACCTGCTGCTTCGAGTCCGGCTGCACGATGCGAGGCATCATGTCGTGGGAAATATCCATCCAGCCGTGAGAGAACCAGGGCGTTTCAATGCCTTCAAGGGCGGGAAACTTGCGCGCGATGGCTTCTTGCACGGTGCGTAGGTGCTTGGGGTTCTGGGCGTCCGCCCCGCTGATGGCGCTGCGGGTACCGATCTGCAGGCGTTTCTCGGGCAGATAGCGGTAATAGTGACGCAGCTTGCGGGTATCAGTGACGATCATCGTCGAGCGGAAGCCGCAGGCCTCGATCTCGTCGTCCGTCAGGGTGCGCGTCCACACCGAATTGGCCATGATCGGCATGTTTCGGTAGGCGGTGAGCTTGTGCAGGTTCGGGCTGGTATAGCCGGCGGTGGCGATACCCACGGTACGCGTGCGGACGACCCCTCCCGGGGTGCGCAGATAATGCACGCCGCCTTCGGTCGTCCAGCTCTGAACCGGGCTGGCGGTGTGTATCTTGGCACCTAGCTTGCGCGCCACCCGGGCATAGCCATAGGCCAGTTTCAGCGGCTGCACGGGGATACCCACCGGCTCGAGCAGGGCGCCGTGACACTCCTGATCGCCGATGTATTCATCGAGAACCGTGTTGCGATCTAGCAGGCGGGTCTTGTAATCCAGCACGCTGTTACACAGATCGGACTCGCTCTTCAGCCCTTCGAACGCCTGCTTGCTATGGGCGATAAGCAGATTGCCCTGGTGCTGCGGATCACAGTCGATTGCCGGGTCTTCGGCCATGGCCTTGAAGACCTCGAAGCCTTCCAGGCTGTTGGCGTGCAGGCGGCGGGCGGTATCGGCGCCCCACTTCTTCACCCACTGACTACGGCTAAGGCGCCCCCAGGCCAGGTGGCCTTGGCCGCCGTTGCGACTGGTACAGCCCCAGCCGATCTGGTTGGCTTCCAGGACGGTGGCCTTGATGCCGTATTCGCGGGCAAGAAATAGCGCGGTGGCAAGGCCGGTGAACCCCGCGCCGATCAGCACGACATCCGCTTCCATATTGGCGTTTACCGGGCCGTCGTTTTCCGGCGGTTCACCGGCATGATAGCGCCAGTAGGTCGGTGCGTAATCCATTCCCGTTCCGGGAGAAGTGTCACGCAGTGGATCATAGTGCGGGTAATACGGCTGAGGTGTAGCCATGGGGTTCATCTCCCTTGTTCATTGCTGAATGATTTAACTGACTTTTGCTGATTAACCAGGCCAATCAATATCTATTTCTGGGGTTTATCGGGTGCGTCTACCGGTTTTACATAGGAGGGATTGACCGGCTTTATATGAGAGGCAAGTCCTCTGGCAAAAAGCCCGATCGCATCATTTCTCATGCCCCCACTTTTTGCGGATTTGAGCATCCGATAAACCGAGACCATGTAAGCGATTCCCACGAAGAAGAACGGGGTCCCCACCACAATCGCCAGGCTTCTTATCGCATCGAATCCGCCCGCAAGCTGAAACACGATGCCGGTAAACCCGATCACCACGCCCCAGAGAAGGCGCATGGAAACCTTGGGGTTTTCCACGCCGTTGGAGACCTGCATGGCGGCAAAAAAGGAGGCAGAATCCGAGGTGGTGACCGCGAAGACGACGATATTGAAGAGAACGATCAGGCTAAGCCACCAGCCGCCGTCCATGCTGTCGAGGAGCATGTAAATGCCGGATTCCGGCTTTTGCTGAACGCTTTCCCACAGGGGGGCGATGCCGTTGACCTCGACATAACCGGCGGATCCGCCCCAGATGCTGAACCAGCCAATGGCGAGCAGCATGGGCACCAGGATGACGCCGACGATGAATTCCCGCAGGGTCCGGCCCCTGGAGATGCGCGCGATGAAACCGCCGCAGAAGGGGATGTAGGAGATGTACCACAGCCAGTAGAAAACCACCCACCAGCCGAGCCATTCCCGCTGCTCGAAGTTGCCTGCGTCACTCCAGAACTGCAGTGCAAAGACCTGGCCGAAGTAGTCGCCGATCTGCTGGGTGGCAAGGTTCAGTAGGTACTGCGCTGGCGCGTGTCCAAAGAAGAGCAGCGCGAAGAGGATGACACCGGCCATGACCATGTTGGCCTGACTTAAGAACTTGATGCCGCGCTCCACCCCGGTGGCGGCGGAGATCACGTAGGCGACGATTACCACCATCATGACCAAGGCCTGGCCCAGGGCGCCAAGCTCGAGCCCGAACAGCTGATTGAGGCCATAGCTGATGGACGACACACCAAGGCCGATCATGGTGGCGTTGCCGCCGATGGTGCCGATGATGCCCAGGCCGTTGGCCACACGGCCCCAGATGCTGCTGTTGCAGCGCTCGCCGAGGATGCCGTACAAGCCGGTTGCCACGGTAAGCGGAAGACCCAGCCGGTAGGCGGGAAAGGCGATGGCCCAGGCGGCGATGGCAAACACCGCCCAGCCGTGCATGCCCCAGTCGAGCAGGGTGAGCTGGACCGCCTTGGCCACCCCGGCGGCTTCGCCGGTGGCCCCCATGTCGATGACGTGGGAAGATTCGTACAGATGGGTCAGCGGCTCGGCGACGCTGAAGAAGACGAATCCGATGCCGAAACCGCAGCTGAACAGCATCGATATCCAGGCACCATAGGAGAATTCCGGCACCTCATCGTCGGCGCCCAGTTTCAAGTCTCCGAAGGGGCTGATGACGAGATACAGGCAGAAAAGCAGTGTCCCGCCCACACCCAGCAGAAAGGCCCAACCGAAATTGAAGATCAAAAAGTCTCGAATGCCTGACAGCGTCGCTCCGGTGGCCTCGGGAAGCAACAAGGCGCAGGCCATGATCGAGGCGTAGATCGTGAGTACCGGCCAGAACAGGGTGTGATCGTATTCACCAAATAACCGGGTAGTGAGACCATCGCGACGATAGCGTCCGGCGCTATGCCCTAACGTTTTTTTCATGAAGTTTTCCTCCGATAAAGGCACCTGATTTCATAGGTCATCAGCCAACGGCAACAGAATGTCAGGCATGGGCAAAGCGCTCGGCACGTCCATAAGGAAGCGTGTTGCCTAAACCTTTATCGTGTTGTCGCCGAGTGGCTTACCGCACTGGGGAAACCTGACGCTTGCATGACGTTAAAAGCGCCCGTTCCTCAGCGGTTCTCGTCGATTGGGCGACGAGTGACTAGGTGACCCGTGAAGAGTTGGCGAAATAGTCGGAGGCGTTACGCGATGCCGCGATGGAATCGTCGGCATAGACGTGGTTGGCGGTTATCGACAGGGTGTCGGCGTGATGCATGGTCATTGTCCTCGATACGAATCTTTGTGTTTGTTGTTGGCAATGACGGATAGTCATGAAGGGATTCAAAATTCTATCCGCTAAAATGAATTTAGCAGGTAAGAATTATATTTCAATGAAAAAATAGTATTTTTTTTCACTTTAGGTGGGTTTTCAGAATCGCTTTGATGGATCGATACGTCCTGTTCCCCCTATTCAATGAATGGCTAAAAGTAATAAAGACTTTAAAAACAATATTTTATCCCACCATCATCCACGGCGGCCATGAGCCTTGCTGCTGGTTTCACTGATATGATGAAGTGGCTTATCCGTAGGCATTGACTGAAACGGGACGAAACGGTGAATCCGCGAACAACTCAGCTTTCATGTTGGCCTGTCAGCAATGCTCAACCAGCCAATCCCATAACCGGCTTGCCTCCTGATGCGGTTGCCCCCGCTTGGGGCGTACCAGCCAGAAGCTCTCGTCGCTTGCCACCGCCAGATCCAGCGGCGCTACCAGGTCGTCACGCTGTTCGAGCAGACGATGATGACTGAGCGCGATGCCGCCATTGCGGGCGGCCAGCGCCAGCGTCATCATCTGGCTATCGCAGCTCAGCGCCGCGCAACACGACTCGAAACCCGGCAAACCGATCCGCTCCCACCAGGTCGGCCAACCCACGGCGAACCCCGGCGCGTGCAGTAGTGTCTGCCCGGCCATGTCCTCGGGTTTGTGGATCGTCTCCGCCAGGGCCGGGGCGCAAACCGGCAGCATGGTTTCCTCGCCCAGGGATACCGCTTCCACCCCGTCCCAGTCGCCGTGACCATAGCGAATCTCCAGATCCGCCCCTTCGGGGCCGAAATCGCCGGGCCAGATGGCACTGATCAGCCGCAGGGAAATGGCCGGATAAGCGTGTTGAAACCCCGGCAGCCGCAGCGCCAGCCAGTTCTGCTGAATCATCGGGGTGGCCCGCAGGGTTACCAGCGCCTCCGTCACGCCACCGAAGACTTCCCGGGTACCCTCGTCGAGGCGCGCGAAGGCCTCCTGCAGGCTCGGCAACCAGGCCTGTCCCGCCGGGGTCAGGCTGAGGCTGCGCGGATGGCGTACGAACAGCTTCTGCCCCAGGCGATCCTCGAGCAGACGAATACGCTGGCTGATTGCCGCCTGGGATACACCCAGCTCGAGACCCGCCGCGGTAAAACTCAGGGTGCGGGCCGCGGACTCAAAGGCCTGCATCCATAGGAGTGGGGGCAAGGAGAACATGCCAAAGCTCGCTATAAGCTGAATGGGGTCATAGCCGTCAGATTAATCGTTTGTCACTGGTTCAGCTAACCCTCACCCTGTTGGCGTCATCCATCATTTATCGCGGAGGCGACCATGACCATTCCCCCTACCCTCGAGACGCCGCGCCCCTCACTGGACATGGGCGACTTCACCCGACATGACGAGGCGCCGGGACTGGTCGATGCCACCGCCGGCGACCACCGCATCGCCTTGACCTGGGCGGATCGGCGCCAGGCCGAGTTTCCCCTGATATGGCTGCGGGATCACTGCCCCTGCCCGGCATGCCGTCACCCGCTGACCCATGAGCGGCTTCATGTGCCCTTGGAGGAGCCCGACGAGATCGCCGCGCTACACCTGGAAGCGGGCAACCTGGGCCTCGCCTGGGCCGATGGCCACATCAGCCGCTTCGATGCGGGCTGGCTGTACCGGCGGATTCCAGGACAGTCCTTCGAAGACAGCGTACCGGCGCGCCGGCCCTGGGCGGAGGATTTTCGTCCCGCGCACATTGCCCATGCGGATTTCGTCGCCGGGGCGCAGGGCGAGTGCGCCTGGTTGACCGCCCTGCTGCGCGACGGCCTGGTGCTGCTCGACAATGGCCCCCTGGCGGACGAGGAAGTCCGCCGACTCGCCGAACATATCGGCCCGCTACGCGCCACCAACTTCGGCGCCCGCTTCGACGTACGCTCCAAGCCCAATCCCAACAATGCCGCCTACACAGCGATCGGCCTGGCGCTGCACACCGACCTGCCCAACTGGCGCGAGCCGCCGGACATCCAGCTGCTCTACTGCCTGGAGAACGACGCCCTGGGCGGCGAATCGATCTTCACCGACGGCTTCGCCGCCGCCGAGGTGCTGCGCCAAACCGCGCCAGAGGCGTTTCGCCTCCTCAGCGAGACGCCCATCGACTTTCGCTTCCAGGACGAGGAACAGGATATCCTCTGGCGCGCGCCCATTCTGAGCCTCGATGACGTGGGTAATGTCCTCGAAGTACGGCTCAACAACTGGATACGCGATAGCTTACGCCTGCCCCTCGAGGAAATGGATGGTTGGTACCGTGCCTACCGGACGTTCTGGCGACTGGTGCAGGCGCCGGAACGTCGGTTCGAGCTGGCGCTGTCGCCGGGCCAGATGGTCGCCTTCGACAACCGCCGGGTGCTGCACGGCCGCCACGCCTTCGATCCCGAAAGCGGTCGCCGCCATCTGCAGGGCACCTACCTGGATCTCGATATGTGCGAGTCGCGCCTGCGGGTGCTGGCGCGCAAGATTTGATAAAAAGAGGCTGATTGACGATCCTTCGCCAGGCGACACCAAGGCCAGGCCGTGTTGAAAGAGGCGCCGGGAGGCGGCAACGACGCTGTCGTAACGCTGCCGATCTGACGAAAAACCTCCGCTAACCTTTTATTCAAATCGGCCGTTGGGCTTCCTTGTAGGATCGAGCGCGGACCCGCTCGACGCTTTCCGGGGCAATCAAGCCCAGTTCGCTGGCGTGGCTGGCCATCTGCTGGCTGCTTTTCGCCAGCAGCAGCTCGCAGTCGTTCTTGGCGACCTGGTCCGCCAGCCGGGCAATGGCCGCGTCGCGGCTTTCATCGTGATTGATGTTGCGGATATAGATCGCGCGGATACGTCCTGGGTACTGCTCGACGATCTGGACATAGACCTCCGGGTCGTGCTGG
This window encodes:
- a CDS encoding LysR substrate-binding domain-containing protein; protein product: MFSLPPLLWMQAFESAARTLSFTAAGLELGVSQAAISQRIRLLEDRLGQKLFVRHPRSLSLTPAGQAWLPSLQEAFARLDEGTREVFGGVTEALVTLRATPMIQQNWLALRLPGFQHAYPAISLRLISAIWPGDFGPEGADLEIRYGHGDWDGVEAVSLGEETMLPVCAPALAETIHKPEDMAGQTLLHAPGFAVGWPTWWERIGLPGFESCCAALSCDSQMMTLALAARNGGIALSHHRLLEQRDDLVAPLDLAVASDESFWLVRPKRGQPHQEASRLWDWLVEHC
- a CDS encoding TauD/TfdA family dioxygenase; its protein translation is MTIPPTLETPRPSLDMGDFTRHDEAPGLVDATAGDHRIALTWADRRQAEFPLIWLRDHCPCPACRHPLTHERLHVPLEEPDEIAALHLEAGNLGLAWADGHISRFDAGWLYRRIPGQSFEDSVPARRPWAEDFRPAHIAHADFVAGAQGECAWLTALLRDGLVLLDNGPLADEEVRRLAEHIGPLRATNFGARFDVRSKPNPNNAAYTAIGLALHTDLPNWREPPDIQLLYCLENDALGGESIFTDGFAAAEVLRQTAPEAFRLLSETPIDFRFQDEEQDILWRAPILSLDDVGNVLEVRLNNWIRDSLRLPLEEMDGWYRAYRTFWRLVQAPERRFELALSPGQMVAFDNRRVLHGRHAFDPESGRRHLQGTYLDLDMCESRLRVLARKI
- a CDS encoding nuclear transport factor 2 family protein — protein: MNGMTHDDMQALFDAFNRHDIDAVMAYFHDDIVFETVSGPETYGTRIEGKQAVSEQFENTWGTMPDVQWLNGKHYVAEDRIVSESTFVATRPDGKRVHADGVDLFTFRDGKIVGKQAFRKQRPPFDPA
- a CDS encoding BCCT family transporter encodes the protein MKKTLGHSAGRYRRDGLTTRLFGEYDHTLFWPVLTIYASIMACALLLPEATGATLSGIRDFLIFNFGWAFLLGVGGTLLFCLYLVISPFGDLKLGADDEVPEFSYGAWISMLFSCGFGIGFVFFSVAEPLTHLYESSHVIDMGATGEAAGVAKAVQLTLLDWGMHGWAVFAIAAWAIAFPAYRLGLPLTVATGLYGILGERCNSSIWGRVANGLGIIGTIGGNATMIGLGVSSISYGLNQLFGLELGALGQALVMMVVIVAYVISAATGVERGIKFLSQANMVMAGVILFALLFFGHAPAQYLLNLATQQIGDYFGQVFALQFWSDAGNFEQREWLGWWVVFYWLWYISYIPFCGGFIARISRGRTLREFIVGVILVPMLLAIGWFSIWGGSAGYVEVNGIAPLWESVQQKPESGIYMLLDSMDGGWWLSLIVLFNIVVFAVTTSDSASFFAAMQVSNGVENPKVSMRLLWGVVIGFTGIVFQLAGGFDAIRSLAIVVGTPFFFVGIAYMVSVYRMLKSAKSGGMRNDAIGLFARGLASHIKPVNPSYVKPVDAPDKPQK
- a CDS encoding NAD(P)/FAD-dependent oxidoreductase; its protein translation is MATPQPYYPHYDPLRDTSPGTGMDYAPTYWRYHAGEPPENDGPVNANMEADVVLIGAGFTGLATALFLAREYGIKATVLEANQIGWGCTSRNGGQGHLAWGRLSRSQWVKKWGADTARRLHANSLEGFEVFKAMAEDPAIDCDPQHQGNLLIAHSKQAFEGLKSESDLCNSVLDYKTRLLDRNTVLDEYIGDQECHGALLEPVGIPVQPLKLAYGYARVARKLGAKIHTASPVQSWTTEGGVHYLRTPGGVVRTRTVGIATAGYTSPNLHKLTAYRNMPIMANSVWTRTLTDDEIEACGFRSTMIVTDTRKLRHYYRYLPEKRLQIGTRSAISGADAQNPKHLRTVQEAIARKFPALEGIETPWFSHGWMDISHDMMPRIVQPDSKQQVFYAQGYSGNGVSFSAYASKKLAALIAGGTIAESDLPIFSSPLPSHPLRPIRRLGQRALYKYFQLLDSVR